From one Cyprinus carpio isolate SPL01 chromosome B3, ASM1834038v1, whole genome shotgun sequence genomic stretch:
- the LOC109062058 gene encoding xylosyltransferase 2-like isoform X2 — protein MVASTRVQKLLRRYKLAIAAGLTILLIQGLVVWSLRSLEEGEAEQKHRRSKLPDHNGQEQKMHPVAFERPNALSGVNHGQSRQRQDQPAITTIIRRGSKWRNKPSLKDKNLGGPEDGVAAHYDPSSSRNFSDTRAGEMAKIHLVAPGEPGSVEGAPQVPSSDFVPKCEISGKDALSALHRAGSRQCRQEIANIVCQHQAGQLMPQSLPQFCPQHVISSAVQHADFTDTDLSKVENPVRVVFMLVVHGRAVRQLKRLLKTIYHKDHFYYIHVDKRSNYMHREVLQMAELYPNVRATPWRMVTIWGGASLLKAYLHSMHDLLSMLDWKWDFFINLSATDFPTRTNDELVTFLSQNRDKNFLKSHGRENARFIKKQGLDRLFHECDNHMWRLGERTIPEGLEVSGGSDWFSLTRKFVEYVVNSQDELVTGLKQFYTYALLPAESFFHTVLGNSHMCDTLVDNNLRVTNWNRKLGCKCQYKHIVDWCGCSPNDFKPSDLIRIQQLTRPTFFARKFESTVNQESIEILDNHLYGQYPPGTVALKAYWESLFEQADGLSSLNDVALTAYPSFFRLGLHKQETTQSSSEACRFEPIGYPVSVHLYFYDDRFQGYLVRQEVQNVVTRSREMLEVWAVPQSTLQLEHNLHEFERLKHLEVGTEWDPKERIFRNFGGVMGPLDEPVAVQKWARGPNLTATIVWIDPAHIVAASYDISIDAEAEFTQYKPPLQRPLRPGVWTVRVLRLWERVAETRFLVMPLAFKGREPLRTDHGWVHAGPPGNVYLEQSFQQLAHVLKLPPSEPALQEAQKKTSLVGKPLEAWVDRSVGAFWVTGDICSQQTSSSPTIRLCTKTSWSSLSPDPKSELGPVKKDGRIR, from the exons CAGAAACACAGGCGGTCGAAGTTGCCCGACCACAATGGGCAGGAGCAGAAGATGCACCCTGTGGCCTTTGAGAGGCCAAACGCCCTGTCAGGGGTAAACCACGGCCAGTCGAGGCAGCGCCAGGATCAGCCCgccatcaccaccatcatcagaAGGGGGTCTAAATGGAGAAACAAGCCCTCTTTGAAGGACAAGAATCTGGGCGGACCGGAAGATGGAGTGGCCGCCCATTATGATCCCTCAAGCAGCCGTAACTTCAGTGACACACGGGCAGGGGAAATGGCCAAAATCCATCTAGTAGCACCAGGAGAACCGGGTAGCGTTGAGGGTGCTCCTCAAGTCCCAAGCAGTGACTTTGTGCCCAAATGTGAGATCTCGGGCAAGGACGCCCTGTCTGCCCTCCACCGTGCGGGTTCACGGCAGTGCAGACAGGAGATCGCCAACATCGTGTGCCAGCACCAAGCGGGACAGCTCATGCCTCAGTCTCTGCCTCAGTTTTGCCCACAGCATG TGATCTCCAGTGCGGTCCAGCATGCAGATTTCACTGACACTGACCTCTCCAAGGTGGAGAACCCAGTCAGGGTGGTCTTCATGCTGGTGGTTCATGGACGAGCAGTCCGACAGTTGAAACGTCTCCTCAAAACCATCTATCACAAAGACCACTTTTATTACATCCATGTGGACAAG CGTTCAAACTACATGCATCGGGAGGTGCTGCAGATGGCAGAGCTCTACCCCAACGTGAGAGCTACACCCTGGCGCATGGTCACCATCTGGGGTGGGGCCAGTCTGCTGAAGGCCTACCTGCACAGCATGCATGACCTGCTGTCCATGCTAGACTGGAAATGGGACTTCTTCATCAACCTCAGTGCCACCGACTTCCCCACCAG GACCAACGATGAGCTTGTGACTTTTCTCTCCCAGAACCGTGACAAGAACTTCCTGAAGTCTCACGGCAGAGAGAACGCAAG GTTCATTAAAAAGCAGGGTTTGGACCGCCTGTTCCACGAATGTGACAACCACATGTGGCGTCTGGGCGAGCGCACCATCCCCGAGGGGCTGGAGGTGTCAGGAGGCTCGGACTGGTTCTCTCTCACGCGCAAGTTTGTGGAGTATGTGGTAAACTCACAGGACGAGCTGGTGACGGGGCTCAAGCAGTTTTATACCTACGCTCTTCTGCCTGCTGAG TCTTTCTTTCACACAGTGCTGGGAAACAGCCACATGTGCGATACTTTGGTCGACAATAATCTGCGTGTGACCAACTGGAACCGGAAATTGGGCTGCAAGTGCCAGTATAAGCACATTGTGGACTGGTGCGGCTGTTCACCGAATGACTTCAAACCATCAGACCTCATCAGAATACAG CAACTAACGCGGCCAACGTTCTTCGCCCGTAAGTTTGAGTCCACAGTGAACCAGGAGTCTATTGAGATTCTGGACAATCATCTGTATGGGCAGTACCCTCCAGGCACAGTGGCACTGAAAGCGTACTGGGAGAGCCTTTTCGAGCAGGCTGATGGGCTCTCTTCCCTCAATGATGTGGCCCTCACGGCATACCCCTCCTTCTTTAGACTGGGCCTCCATAAGCAGGAGACCACTCAAAGCAGTTCTGAGGCCTGCAG GTTTGAACCTATTGGCTACCCGGTCTCTGTGCACCTATATTTTTATGATGACCGTTTCCAGGGTTACCTGGTTAGGCAGGAGGTGCAGAACGTGGTGACCAGGTCCCGTGAGATGCTGGAGGTGTGGGCTGTTCCTCAATCAACTCTGCAGCTGGAACACAACCTTCATGAGTTTGAGCGCCTCAAACATCTTGAG GTCGGAACCGAGTGGGACCCAAAGGAGCGAATCTTCCGTAACTTCGGTGGTGTGATGGGACCTCTAGACGAGCCGGTGGCAGTTCAGAAGTGGGCTCGTGGACCCAACCTGACAGCCACCATAGTGTGGATTGACCCGGCACACATAGTAGCAGCCTCCTATGACATCAGCATAGACGCTGAGGCAGAGTTTACGCAATACAAGCCACCGCTTCAGCGCCCCCTCAGGCCTGGAGTGTGGACGGTGCGCGTGCTGCGGTTGTGGGAGCGTGTAGCAGAAACTCGGTTTTTGGTCATGCCTCTGGCCTTCAAGGGACGTGAGCCCCTGCGCACAG ACCATGGTTGGGTACATGCAGGTCCACCAGGTAATGTGTATTTGGAGCAAAGCTTCCAGCAGCTCGCCCACGTGTTGAAGCTGCCGCCCAGTGAGCCTGCCCTGCAGGAGGCGCAGAAGAAGACCTCCCTGGTGGGGAAGCCGCTGGAGGCCTGGGTGGACCGCTCTGTCGGTGCTTTCTGGGTCACAGGAGACATTTGCTCCCAGCAGACCTCCTCCAGTCCCACCATAAGACTCTGCACCAAGACCTCTTGGAGTTCCTTGTCCCCTGACCCCAAATCAGAACTGGGGCCAGTCAAAAAAGACGGTCGCATTAGGTAG
- the LOC109062058 gene encoding xylosyltransferase 2-like isoform X3 — MVASTRVQKLLRRYKLAIAAGLTILLIQGLVVWSLRSLEEGEAEKHRRSKLPDHNGQEQKMHPVAFERPNALSGVNHGQSRQRQDQPAITTIIRRGSKWRNKPSLKDKNLGGPEDGVAAHYDPSSSRNFSDTRAGEMAKIHLVAPGEPGSVEGAPQVPSSDFVPKCEISGKDALSALHRAGSRQCRQEIANIVCQHQAGQLMPQSLPQFCPQHVISSAVQHADFTDTDLSKVENPVRVVFMLVVHGRAVRQLKRLLKTIYHKDHFYYIHVDKRSNYMHREVLQMAELYPNVRATPWRMVTIWGGASLLKAYLHSMHDLLSMLDWKWDFFINLSATDFPTRTNDELVTFLSQNRDKNFLKSHGRENARFIKKQGLDRLFHECDNHMWRLGERTIPEGLEVSGGSDWFSLTRKFVEYVVNSQDELVTGLKQFYTYALLPAESFFHTVLGNSHMCDTLVDNNLRVTNWNRKLGCKCQYKHIVDWCGCSPNDFKPSDLIRIQQLTRPTFFARKFESTVNQESIEILDNHLYGQYPPGTVALKAYWESLFEQADGLSSLNDVALTAYPSFFRLGLHKQETTQSSSEACRFEPIGYPVSVHLYFYDDRFQGYLVRQEVQNVVTRSREMLEVWAVPQSTLQLEHNLHEFERLKHLEVGTEWDPKERIFRNFGGVMGPLDEPVAVQKWARGPNLTATIVWIDPAHIVAASYDISIDAEAEFTQYKPPLQRPLRPGVWTVRVLRLWERVAETRFLVMPLAFKGREPLRTEDHGWVHAGPPGNVYLEQSFQQLAHVLKLPPSEPALQEAQKKTSLVGKPLEAWVDRSVGAFWVTGDICSQQTSSSPTIRLCTKTSWSSLSPDPKSELGPVKKDGRIR; from the exons AAACACAGGCGGTCGAAGTTGCCCGACCACAATGGGCAGGAGCAGAAGATGCACCCTGTGGCCTTTGAGAGGCCAAACGCCCTGTCAGGGGTAAACCACGGCCAGTCGAGGCAGCGCCAGGATCAGCCCgccatcaccaccatcatcagaAGGGGGTCTAAATGGAGAAACAAGCCCTCTTTGAAGGACAAGAATCTGGGCGGACCGGAAGATGGAGTGGCCGCCCATTATGATCCCTCAAGCAGCCGTAACTTCAGTGACACACGGGCAGGGGAAATGGCCAAAATCCATCTAGTAGCACCAGGAGAACCGGGTAGCGTTGAGGGTGCTCCTCAAGTCCCAAGCAGTGACTTTGTGCCCAAATGTGAGATCTCGGGCAAGGACGCCCTGTCTGCCCTCCACCGTGCGGGTTCACGGCAGTGCAGACAGGAGATCGCCAACATCGTGTGCCAGCACCAAGCGGGACAGCTCATGCCTCAGTCTCTGCCTCAGTTTTGCCCACAGCATG TGATCTCCAGTGCGGTCCAGCATGCAGATTTCACTGACACTGACCTCTCCAAGGTGGAGAACCCAGTCAGGGTGGTCTTCATGCTGGTGGTTCATGGACGAGCAGTCCGACAGTTGAAACGTCTCCTCAAAACCATCTATCACAAAGACCACTTTTATTACATCCATGTGGACAAG CGTTCAAACTACATGCATCGGGAGGTGCTGCAGATGGCAGAGCTCTACCCCAACGTGAGAGCTACACCCTGGCGCATGGTCACCATCTGGGGTGGGGCCAGTCTGCTGAAGGCCTACCTGCACAGCATGCATGACCTGCTGTCCATGCTAGACTGGAAATGGGACTTCTTCATCAACCTCAGTGCCACCGACTTCCCCACCAG GACCAACGATGAGCTTGTGACTTTTCTCTCCCAGAACCGTGACAAGAACTTCCTGAAGTCTCACGGCAGAGAGAACGCAAG GTTCATTAAAAAGCAGGGTTTGGACCGCCTGTTCCACGAATGTGACAACCACATGTGGCGTCTGGGCGAGCGCACCATCCCCGAGGGGCTGGAGGTGTCAGGAGGCTCGGACTGGTTCTCTCTCACGCGCAAGTTTGTGGAGTATGTGGTAAACTCACAGGACGAGCTGGTGACGGGGCTCAAGCAGTTTTATACCTACGCTCTTCTGCCTGCTGAG TCTTTCTTTCACACAGTGCTGGGAAACAGCCACATGTGCGATACTTTGGTCGACAATAATCTGCGTGTGACCAACTGGAACCGGAAATTGGGCTGCAAGTGCCAGTATAAGCACATTGTGGACTGGTGCGGCTGTTCACCGAATGACTTCAAACCATCAGACCTCATCAGAATACAG CAACTAACGCGGCCAACGTTCTTCGCCCGTAAGTTTGAGTCCACAGTGAACCAGGAGTCTATTGAGATTCTGGACAATCATCTGTATGGGCAGTACCCTCCAGGCACAGTGGCACTGAAAGCGTACTGGGAGAGCCTTTTCGAGCAGGCTGATGGGCTCTCTTCCCTCAATGATGTGGCCCTCACGGCATACCCCTCCTTCTTTAGACTGGGCCTCCATAAGCAGGAGACCACTCAAAGCAGTTCTGAGGCCTGCAG GTTTGAACCTATTGGCTACCCGGTCTCTGTGCACCTATATTTTTATGATGACCGTTTCCAGGGTTACCTGGTTAGGCAGGAGGTGCAGAACGTGGTGACCAGGTCCCGTGAGATGCTGGAGGTGTGGGCTGTTCCTCAATCAACTCTGCAGCTGGAACACAACCTTCATGAGTTTGAGCGCCTCAAACATCTTGAG GTCGGAACCGAGTGGGACCCAAAGGAGCGAATCTTCCGTAACTTCGGTGGTGTGATGGGACCTCTAGACGAGCCGGTGGCAGTTCAGAAGTGGGCTCGTGGACCCAACCTGACAGCCACCATAGTGTGGATTGACCCGGCACACATAGTAGCAGCCTCCTATGACATCAGCATAGACGCTGAGGCAGAGTTTACGCAATACAAGCCACCGCTTCAGCGCCCCCTCAGGCCTGGAGTGTGGACGGTGCGCGTGCTGCGGTTGTGGGAGCGTGTAGCAGAAACTCGGTTTTTGGTCATGCCTCTGGCCTTCAAGGGACGTGAGCCCCTGCGCACAG AAGACCATGGTTGGGTACATGCAGGTCCACCAGGTAATGTGTATTTGGAGCAAAGCTTCCAGCAGCTCGCCCACGTGTTGAAGCTGCCGCCCAGTGAGCCTGCCCTGCAGGAGGCGCAGAAGAAGACCTCCCTGGTGGGGAAGCCGCTGGAGGCCTGGGTGGACCGCTCTGTCGGTGCTTTCTGGGTCACAGGAGACATTTGCTCCCAGCAGACCTCCTCCAGTCCCACCATAAGACTCTGCACCAAGACCTCTTGGAGTTCCTTGTCCCCTGACCCCAAATCAGAACTGGGGCCAGTCAAAAAAGACGGTCGCATTAGGTAG
- the LOC109062058 gene encoding xylosyltransferase 2-like isoform X1, which yields MVASTRVQKLLRRYKLAIAAGLTILLIQGLVVWSLRSLEEGEAEQKHRRSKLPDHNGQEQKMHPVAFERPNALSGVNHGQSRQRQDQPAITTIIRRGSKWRNKPSLKDKNLGGPEDGVAAHYDPSSSRNFSDTRAGEMAKIHLVAPGEPGSVEGAPQVPSSDFVPKCEISGKDALSALHRAGSRQCRQEIANIVCQHQAGQLMPQSLPQFCPQHVISSAVQHADFTDTDLSKVENPVRVVFMLVVHGRAVRQLKRLLKTIYHKDHFYYIHVDKRSNYMHREVLQMAELYPNVRATPWRMVTIWGGASLLKAYLHSMHDLLSMLDWKWDFFINLSATDFPTRTNDELVTFLSQNRDKNFLKSHGRENARFIKKQGLDRLFHECDNHMWRLGERTIPEGLEVSGGSDWFSLTRKFVEYVVNSQDELVTGLKQFYTYALLPAESFFHTVLGNSHMCDTLVDNNLRVTNWNRKLGCKCQYKHIVDWCGCSPNDFKPSDLIRIQQLTRPTFFARKFESTVNQESIEILDNHLYGQYPPGTVALKAYWESLFEQADGLSSLNDVALTAYPSFFRLGLHKQETTQSSSEACRFEPIGYPVSVHLYFYDDRFQGYLVRQEVQNVVTRSREMLEVWAVPQSTLQLEHNLHEFERLKHLEVGTEWDPKERIFRNFGGVMGPLDEPVAVQKWARGPNLTATIVWIDPAHIVAASYDISIDAEAEFTQYKPPLQRPLRPGVWTVRVLRLWERVAETRFLVMPLAFKGREPLRTEDHGWVHAGPPGNVYLEQSFQQLAHVLKLPPSEPALQEAQKKTSLVGKPLEAWVDRSVGAFWVTGDICSQQTSSSPTIRLCTKTSWSSLSPDPKSELGPVKKDGRIR from the exons CAGAAACACAGGCGGTCGAAGTTGCCCGACCACAATGGGCAGGAGCAGAAGATGCACCCTGTGGCCTTTGAGAGGCCAAACGCCCTGTCAGGGGTAAACCACGGCCAGTCGAGGCAGCGCCAGGATCAGCCCgccatcaccaccatcatcagaAGGGGGTCTAAATGGAGAAACAAGCCCTCTTTGAAGGACAAGAATCTGGGCGGACCGGAAGATGGAGTGGCCGCCCATTATGATCCCTCAAGCAGCCGTAACTTCAGTGACACACGGGCAGGGGAAATGGCCAAAATCCATCTAGTAGCACCAGGAGAACCGGGTAGCGTTGAGGGTGCTCCTCAAGTCCCAAGCAGTGACTTTGTGCCCAAATGTGAGATCTCGGGCAAGGACGCCCTGTCTGCCCTCCACCGTGCGGGTTCACGGCAGTGCAGACAGGAGATCGCCAACATCGTGTGCCAGCACCAAGCGGGACAGCTCATGCCTCAGTCTCTGCCTCAGTTTTGCCCACAGCATG TGATCTCCAGTGCGGTCCAGCATGCAGATTTCACTGACACTGACCTCTCCAAGGTGGAGAACCCAGTCAGGGTGGTCTTCATGCTGGTGGTTCATGGACGAGCAGTCCGACAGTTGAAACGTCTCCTCAAAACCATCTATCACAAAGACCACTTTTATTACATCCATGTGGACAAG CGTTCAAACTACATGCATCGGGAGGTGCTGCAGATGGCAGAGCTCTACCCCAACGTGAGAGCTACACCCTGGCGCATGGTCACCATCTGGGGTGGGGCCAGTCTGCTGAAGGCCTACCTGCACAGCATGCATGACCTGCTGTCCATGCTAGACTGGAAATGGGACTTCTTCATCAACCTCAGTGCCACCGACTTCCCCACCAG GACCAACGATGAGCTTGTGACTTTTCTCTCCCAGAACCGTGACAAGAACTTCCTGAAGTCTCACGGCAGAGAGAACGCAAG GTTCATTAAAAAGCAGGGTTTGGACCGCCTGTTCCACGAATGTGACAACCACATGTGGCGTCTGGGCGAGCGCACCATCCCCGAGGGGCTGGAGGTGTCAGGAGGCTCGGACTGGTTCTCTCTCACGCGCAAGTTTGTGGAGTATGTGGTAAACTCACAGGACGAGCTGGTGACGGGGCTCAAGCAGTTTTATACCTACGCTCTTCTGCCTGCTGAG TCTTTCTTTCACACAGTGCTGGGAAACAGCCACATGTGCGATACTTTGGTCGACAATAATCTGCGTGTGACCAACTGGAACCGGAAATTGGGCTGCAAGTGCCAGTATAAGCACATTGTGGACTGGTGCGGCTGTTCACCGAATGACTTCAAACCATCAGACCTCATCAGAATACAG CAACTAACGCGGCCAACGTTCTTCGCCCGTAAGTTTGAGTCCACAGTGAACCAGGAGTCTATTGAGATTCTGGACAATCATCTGTATGGGCAGTACCCTCCAGGCACAGTGGCACTGAAAGCGTACTGGGAGAGCCTTTTCGAGCAGGCTGATGGGCTCTCTTCCCTCAATGATGTGGCCCTCACGGCATACCCCTCCTTCTTTAGACTGGGCCTCCATAAGCAGGAGACCACTCAAAGCAGTTCTGAGGCCTGCAG GTTTGAACCTATTGGCTACCCGGTCTCTGTGCACCTATATTTTTATGATGACCGTTTCCAGGGTTACCTGGTTAGGCAGGAGGTGCAGAACGTGGTGACCAGGTCCCGTGAGATGCTGGAGGTGTGGGCTGTTCCTCAATCAACTCTGCAGCTGGAACACAACCTTCATGAGTTTGAGCGCCTCAAACATCTTGAG GTCGGAACCGAGTGGGACCCAAAGGAGCGAATCTTCCGTAACTTCGGTGGTGTGATGGGACCTCTAGACGAGCCGGTGGCAGTTCAGAAGTGGGCTCGTGGACCCAACCTGACAGCCACCATAGTGTGGATTGACCCGGCACACATAGTAGCAGCCTCCTATGACATCAGCATAGACGCTGAGGCAGAGTTTACGCAATACAAGCCACCGCTTCAGCGCCCCCTCAGGCCTGGAGTGTGGACGGTGCGCGTGCTGCGGTTGTGGGAGCGTGTAGCAGAAACTCGGTTTTTGGTCATGCCTCTGGCCTTCAAGGGACGTGAGCCCCTGCGCACAG AAGACCATGGTTGGGTACATGCAGGTCCACCAGGTAATGTGTATTTGGAGCAAAGCTTCCAGCAGCTCGCCCACGTGTTGAAGCTGCCGCCCAGTGAGCCTGCCCTGCAGGAGGCGCAGAAGAAGACCTCCCTGGTGGGGAAGCCGCTGGAGGCCTGGGTGGACCGCTCTGTCGGTGCTTTCTGGGTCACAGGAGACATTTGCTCCCAGCAGACCTCCTCCAGTCCCACCATAAGACTCTGCACCAAGACCTCTTGGAGTTCCTTGTCCCCTGACCCCAAATCAGAACTGGGGCCAGTCAAAAAAGACGGTCGCATTAGGTAG